The Arachis hypogaea cultivar Tifrunner chromosome 16, arahy.Tifrunner.gnm2.J5K5, whole genome shotgun sequence genome contains a region encoding:
- the LOC112758786 gene encoding uncharacterized protein produces the protein MDSLGNSSSAMNGVQQKTPTKRSNKQKKKNNNNNKKEIKVVYISNPMKVKTSASEFRALVQELTGQDAEFPYDSSRFKGYGSDHDGDDDSNNNNNTKGGYDDNNCTDKVGYDEVNDDTLVVVPPPSPPSLLPPPENPNWEEKIVAGEGGERGGSSSIESFEPFDEVFTPQMIESISSFIPSSVYYESPQLDQVVMHYNYVHQ, from the coding sequence ATGGATAGCCTTGGGAATTCTTCTTCAGCCATGAATGGTGTCCAACAAAAAACACCAACTAAAAGAAGCAataagcagaagaagaagaacaacaataataacaagaaggaaatcaaggttGTGTACATATCCAACCCCATGAAGGTGAAGACTAGTGCCTCCGAATTTAGGGCTTTGGTGCAAGAGCTCACCGGCCAGGATGCTGAATTTCCTTATGACTCTTCTAGATTCAAGGGTTATGGCAGCGACCACGACGGCGACGACgacagcaataataataataatactaaaggGGGTTATGATGATAATAATTGTACGGATAAAGTTGGTTATGATGAAGTAAACGATGATACACTTGTGGTAGtacctcctccttctcctccttctcttcttcctccgcCGGAAAACCCTAATTGGGAAGAAAAAATTGTCGCCGgcgaaggaggagaaagaggaggatCTTCGTCAATAGAGAGCTTTGAGCCGTTTGATGAAGTTTTCACGCCTCAGATGATAGAGAGCATCTCGTCCTTCATTCCATCAAGTGTCTACTATGAATCTCCCCAACTTGATCAAGTGGTGATGCACTACAATTATGTTCATCAATGA